The Pelobates fuscus isolate aPelFus1 chromosome 2, aPelFus1.pri, whole genome shotgun sequence genome has a segment encoding these proteins:
- the LOC134586356 gene encoding protein kinase C theta type-like, whose translation MDGKKTKKRTAEDVESRGRTQQKEDNKDSDIRKELQVKKRKKEEPKDEEGKQRASEEEINGEISNSPEDPGPSLDSSLSLERFTFHRLLGKGGYGKVFLASDKTTKKVVALKIVRKKDLLTEASERTLTERRVLEMAAGSPYLTKAYGAFQIPTHLCYVLEYLHGGDLDSFLKRNLRLEPCIAIFLAAEIACGLQYLHQHDIVHRDIKPRNIMLDEVGHIRIGDFGLALEMHGKRKAKGYAGTVDYMAPEMRKGRKYNAAVDWWAYGLILHKLAKRAFPKNPNAAQTMLHDTTDHPECQRKQVKDLVKKLLCKNPSQRLGAASSIRFHPLFQSIDWDELEAGRLDPPFVLRTPPLESLISRVIQETLTSRYEAFTPSIPPEQRQLFLGFSFNTLS comes from the exons ATGGATGGTAAGAAGACGAAGAAGAGGACCGCTGAAGACGTAGAGAGCAGAGGAAGAACACAACAAAAAGAAGACAACAAGGACAGTGACATCAGGAAAGAGCTACAGGTgaagaaaaggaagaaagaagaacCTAAAGATGAAGAAGGAAAACAACGCGCGAGTGAAGAGGAAATTAATGGAGAAATCAGCAACTCTCCAGAAGATCCAGGTCCATCTTTGGATTCATCTCTTTCGCTGGAGAGATTTACATTCCACCGACTGCTTGGCAAGGGTGGCTACGGAAAG GTCTTCCTGGCATCGGATAAAACAACGAAGAAGGTGGTGGCTTTGAAAATAGTGAGAAAGAAAGACCTTCTCACTGAAGCCTCCGAGAGGACACTCACTGAACGTCGAGTGCTGGAGATGGCAGCCGGAAGTCCTTACCTAACCAAAGCCTATGGAGCGTTTCAGATCCCG ACCCATCTATGCTACGTGTTGGAGTATCTGCATGGTGGTGATCTTGACAGCTTCCTGAAAAGAAACCTCAGACTGGAACCTTGCATTGCAAT ATTCCTCGCTGCGGAGATTGCGTGTGGACTCCAATATCTCCACCAACACGACATTGTGCATCG AGACATAAAGCCAAGGAACATCATGCTGGATGAAGTGGGTCACATCAGGATAGGCGACTTTGGACTGGCGCTGGAGATGCACGGCAAGAGGAAAGCAAAGGGTTACGCAGGCACTGTAGATTATATGGCTCCAGAG ATGCGGAAAGGAAGAAAATACAATGCTGCAGTAGATTGGTGGGCCTATGGTCTAATCCTTCATAAACTGGCCAAGAGAGCATTTCCAAAAAATCCAAATGCTGCCCAAACAATGCTTCATGACACCACAGACCACCCTGAGTGTCAAAGAAAACAGGTCAAAGATCTCGTGAAAAAG CTCCTGTGCAAAAATCCATCTCAGCGCTTGGGGGCAGCTAGCAGCATCCGATTCCATCCTTTGTTCCAGTCCATTGACTGGGATGAGCTGGAGGCTGGCAGGCTAGATCCCCCCTTTGTGCTAAGAACA CCACCACTGGAGAGCTTAATATCACGTGTAATACAGGAGACCCTAACATCTCGATACGAAGCATTTACTCCATCTATTCCACCAGAGCAGCGGCAGTTGTTTCTTGGATTTTCTTTTAACACCCTCTCCTAG